CGATTGGCAAACAAATTGAGGAATGTGTGGTGTTACACCAAGGGCACAAGGGCAAGGCAGCCTATGCTGAAACATTAAAATTATTAACAGACGTCGGGATTGATGATGTAGAGAAACGCTATAAGCAATACCCTCATGAATTTTCAGGAGGCATGCGGCAACGCATAGTGATTGCCATTGCGCTCGCATGTAACCCGCAAATTTTAATTTGTGATGAGCCAACAACCGCATTGGATGTAACCATTCAAGCACAAATTTTGCAGCTGCTAAAACGTCTTCAGCAAAAATATAGCTTAACAATCGTTTATATTACACATGATTTAGGCGTTGTAGCAAAAGTGGCGGACCGTATCGCGGTCATGTATGCAGGGGACATACTCGAAGTTGGTCGTACACATGAAGTGTTTTTTAATGGAAAGCATCCGTATACAAGGGCGCTTCTTTCGTCACTACCACAGCTTGGGTCAAAAGGGCAACCGCTTTATTCGATTAAGGGGACGCCACCCAATCTTTTTAAAGAAATTAAAGGAGATGCGTTTGCCCCACGCAATCCATTCGCTTTAAAGATTGATTACGAAGAACGTCCACCATTTTTTCAAGTAAGCGATACACATTTTGCGCGCACTTGGCTATTGGATCCCCGTGCGCCAAATGTGGAGCCTCCAGCCGCGTTACAAGCTTTTTTTGAAGAAGGGAGGCAGTACGCCAATGAGCGATAAAGAAGTGTTAATAGAAGTAAAAAATTTAAACATTGTTTTTGGTAAAGGCAAACATAAATTTGTGGCAATAGATGATGTCAGCTTTCACATTTATAAAGGAGAAACATTCGGATTAGTAGGCGAGTCGGGCTCTGGGAAAACGACTATTGGCCGCGCTATAATGCGTATCAACGAAGTAACGAGTGGTCAAATATTGTATCATGGAAAGAACATTAACGGTAAAATCTCGAAGGATTGGGACAAACAAATTACCCAAAAAATCCAAATGATTTTTCAAGACCCGATGGCTTCGCTTAATGAGCGGGCAAAGGTAGATTATATTATATCGGAAGGTCTTATTAATACGAAAAACTTTAAAGATGAAGCGGAGCGTCAGCAAAAAGTACAAAATGCACTTTTAAATGTTGGTCTATTACCTGAGTTCGCCAGTCGCTTTCCGCACGAATTTTCTGGCGGTCAGCGTCAACGGATTGGCATTGCACGTGCATTAGTAATGGAGCCAAAGTTTATAATTGCGGATGAACCAATTTCAGCCCTCGACGTATCGATACGAGCGCAAGTGCTCAATTTATTATCGACGATTCAACAACAAAACAACTTAACCTATTTATTTATTGCCCATGATTTATCAATTGTTCGATTTATTACAGACCGTACGGCAGTCATTTATAAAGGGAAAATTGTGGAGTTAGCAGAGACCGAAAAACTTTTTTCTAATCCAATCCACCCGTACACAAGAGCATTGTTATCAGCAGTGCCAGAGCCTAATCCGTATAAGGAGCGAGAAAAGGTCGTGGAAATTTACAACCCGTTACAGCATCAATATGAGCTAGCTCCCCCCTCATTTATAGAAATAGAGGAAGGGCATTATGTATTAGCCAACGAGGAGGAACTAGCAAATTATCGTACATTACGAAAAGTAGAGGTGAGCGAATGATTGTACCTAGAGCTTTGACAAAAGGGGATACGATTGGTTTACTTAGTGCGTCTGGCGCTACACCATCAGAAAAGCTAGCTCCCGCCATTGCTAGTATAGAGAAACTTGGTTTTAACGTCATTGTAGGAGAAACATGTCGTGCAAGACATGGATATTTAGCTGGTTCAGACGAACTGCGCGCATATGATGTCAATGAAATGTTCCGCAATCCACATGTGGACGGCATTTTTTGTATTCGTGGAGGGTACGGGGCAACGAAAATTTTACCAAAACTAGATTATGAGACGATACAAGCAAATCCTAAAGTATTTGCAGGCTATAGCGATGTGACTGCACTACATATCGCCTTTAATCAAAAATGTAATTTAGTGACGTATCATACACCAATGCCTTCAACAGAATTTATTCAACAAAATATGGATCATTATACATGGGATTCATTTTTGAATTGTGTGATGGCAACAGATACCAAGCCGTTTCTGTTCGAAAATCCTCCACAGCAACCAATGACCACACTCCTAACAGGGACTGCAACAGGTCAACTTGTTGGGGGTAATTTAACATTGATTACAGCGTCACTTGGCACGCCATATGAAATTGATACAAAAGGGAAAATTTTATTTTTGGAAGATATAGATGAGAGTGAGCAACGTATAGATCGCATGCTGACACAGTTAAAATTAGCAGGGAAGCTTGATGATGCAGCAGGTTTATTATTAGGGGCATGGACAAATTGCGGGCCTGAAAACCCGAAGCATCCAGAACGGAGTTTATCCTTAAACACGATTTTTAAGGAGATTTTAACACCTTTGAAGAAACCTATTTTATCAAATCTTGCTTGTGGTCACTGTCTACCAACGATGTCTCTGCCTTTAGGTCGTATCATAACCGTAGACGCAGAAACGCAAAACATTACAGTAGTAGGGTAGGTGTATGATGCAGCAGACGATTCAACGTTTGATACAGGAAGCTCCCTATAAAGTGCATATGTTTGTAAAAGATTTTAAGACAAATGACTTTGTTATACATGAGCGTCTAGATGATGCTTTTTCCAGTGCCAGCTTAATTAAAGTCCCTATCCTGATTGCAGTTTTTGATTATATAGATGTATGCAATATACCTATCAATCAAGTAATAACCGTTACCCCTAGCGATTGGGTTGATTTTAGTGTGATTAGTGAACAGCGAGTAACATCCTGCACGATCTATGAGTTGTGCGTTTGGATGATTACGACAAGTGATAATACTGCGACAAATGTGTTAATTGATTTAATTGGTATGGATGTGCTAAATCAGTACTTTCATAAAATCGGACTCACTCAAACACAACTTCAACGAAAAATGATGGACTTTGAGCGACTTGCAAAAGGCATAGATAATATAACAACAGCGCGTGATATGGCACTTCTATTTAGCCGAATTTATGAAAAAAACCTGCTATCCCCAGTCTTTAGTCAGCTTGTTATTGATATATTGTGTCGTCAGCGTTTTCATGAAAACTTGCGGCGCTATATCGTCGATGATGTGACAATCGCCCATAAAACGGGTGGTCTTGATAGCGTTGACCATGATGTTGGCATTGTTTATAGTCACGGACAAGAGTATGCTATTGGTGTTTTTATCACAGAGGTCAAGCAAAATGATGTTGCCCGACAACTAATCGGTCGTCTTTCAAAGGTAGTCTATGACAATATGATAGTAGTGAAAGGAGAGGCAACATGAATGCGATTGTCATTGCTATGGTTGCGAATCTTTATGCTGAACCAGATCGTCATGCTGAACTTATTGATGAAATACTTTACGGTATGCCTGTTCAAATTATAGAAGAATTAGAAAATGATTGGCTGTATGTTCGCACCGCCTATCGCTATGAAGGGTATTGTCAGCGAAAGCATGTCCTTTTCGATGATGCGATTACAAATGCATGGATTCAAAAGGCGCAACATGTTATTGGACAGCGTTTCGCAGATATTTTACAAGAACCGAAAATACAAAGCACCAAAATCATCACATTGGTAAAAGGCTCTATTTTATACAATGTAGATTCCGACACGACATCAAACACGCCATGGGCTGCCGTTCAATTGGCGACGGGCGAAATAGGTTATTTGCGTTCACAATGGTTGCATCCTAAAATTGCTGAACATACTTTTGAAGAGCATGCGTTTCGAGAAAATGTTGTACAAACCGCACTAAGCTATTTAGCTACACCGTATCGTTGGGGAGGTAAGTCACCGCTAGGCATTGATTGTTCGGGCTTATGTTCGATGGCTTATATGCTCAATGGCGTGATAATCTTCCGAGATGCTAGAATTGTAGAAGGTTTTCCAATTAAGGAGATAACTATTGATCGCATGCAAAAAGGGGATTTATTGTTTTTCCCAGGGCATGTAGCATTGTATATAGGGCAGTCTCTTTATGTTCATGCTTCACTTGGTGGCAATGAGGTCAATGTCAATAGCCTAGATGAACAACACCCGTTATACCGCGAAGATTTAGCAACGACTATTACCGCAATCGGAAGCTTGTTTTAAATAGTGCTTGCTGGAAAATCGATGCAAAAAACGAGGTATTTGACGGTAGTTACATCGTCGAATACCTCGCCTTGAGTAAATTTACGCTAATATTGATAAATATTTAACTGTTGTCCAGCTTCAATATTATCTGAACGCAATTGATTCCATTGTTTAATGGATGTTACTTTCACATTATGCGTCTGTGCGATGTGCATCAGCGAGTCACCATCCGCGACTGTAATGGTTTTTTTATTTTTTACAGGGCTGTCGTATTGTTGTAAGTCGTACTTCGCAATTAGACTATTTAACTTTTCATTGTAAGTTGAATCTGTTGCGTAAGAGCCTGTTAAAAATTTGGTCGCATCTGCATAGGATGTTGTGTTGCTTTTAAAGACACCTGTATAAAAATTTTTGTTCCAAGATACACCATTGCGGAGTAATTGGACATAATCCTTCATGGATTCTTCGTAGGAAGGATATTTGCGGAATTCAGCCATCACTGTTGTCAGATTACCAGAGCCATCATCTTCAACTGTTTCAAGTGTCACGGAATCATTTTGAAATTTGCCTTTCATCCCAAATAAATTGTTATTAGGAGCTGAACTAAGACCACTTTGCCCATGCTTACTTTCTAAAATGGCTTGTGCAATCATGACAGATGCATATAAGTCATTTTCAGCACCTAGTTGTCGAGCTGTTTCTGCAATAGAGCCGATAAATTCTTCCACACTTGGACCTTCATCTACATATTTTTGAACGGCAGTGTCGGTTGGTCTCAAAAACTGAATCAAAAAATAAGTGGAAATACTGATAACAGACGCTATGACAATCATTCCGAGTAATAGTTTTTTGAATAATCTCATGTAGTTATAGATGTTGAATCTGTGCAACACCTTCCTCCTTTCTTTTCTCTTAAAAAATCGCTTACTCTTTTCATATTGTAAAACAAGTAGATAAAAAAAAGCATCGTTTTTCACTAGAATTCATAATTAATAGAACGAACTTTCATACGAAAAAGTTTCATCTAGCGCGTCTAGGATGGACATGTTGTAGGATTGTTAGTTTAACCGCTTGAATATGTGGAAAGATATACTGGTGGGTAGAATACTGACATTTAATCTATCAAATTTATAAGGAGCTTAGTCAATGATTGCATTTGAGAATGTTACAAAAAAGTACGCTAATAACCAAATTGCAGTGAATGCCATTAATTTTGAAATACAGAAAGGAGAGTTTTTTGTCATTATAGGGCCTAGTGGTTGTGGCAAGACGACATTACTAAAAATGATTAACCGATTAATTCAACTGACTGAAGGAACAATCCGAATTAACGGTAAAAGAATTAGTGATTATAATATTCATGAGCTACGCTGGAATATTGGCTATGTGCTCCAACAAATTGCACTTTTCCCTCATATGACAATAGCAGAAAATATCGCCATTGTTCCTGAAATGAAAAAATGGGAAACGACAAAAATTCAACAGCGAGTTCGTGAATTATTAGAAATGGTAGGGCTAGAACCAGCTCAATATAGTGAACGAAAACCAAATGAACTTTCGGGTGGGGAACAACAACGGGTTGGGGTTGTCCGCGCATTGGCAGCAGATCCCGAAATTATATTAATGGATGAGCCATTCAGTGCACTGGATCCAATCAGTCGAACAAAATTACAAAATGACCTGCTTGAGCTACAACGCGCTATAAATAAAACAATTGTTTTTGTTTCGCACGATATGCAAGAAGCGTTAAAACTAGGAGATCGCATCTGTGTGATGAAAGATGGAGAAATAGTACAAATCGGTACACCTAAGGAAATTATACAAAATCCCACCAATGACTTTGTCCGAAAATTTATAGGGGTCAAGGAAGATGCATTTAATGTGTTTACCATTCAACAAGTGATTGAACCGTTTGTAGAGGCGAAACATCAAAGTTATGTGATACATAGTGTTGATGAGCAGGCTACTTTACAAGTCATTTTGCAACAATTGGCGCACCATGAGTGTCTGGCAGTGAAAAGCGATGAGGAAATTATTGGGGTTATTACAAGGCAATCAATGTTGCAGTTTTTAGCCAGTCATTCCGCGGCGGAACGGGGTGAGGCAAATGACTGATTTTTTAAATGTGTTGGATGAACGCAAAGGTCAACTCTTTGCATCGTTAATAGAGCATATGCAAATATCATTTATTGCTTTATTTTTTGCAGTAGCCATTGCCATTCCACTTGGCATTTACTTAACGCATCAAAAGAAAATAGCGGAAAGTATAATTGGCATTAGCGCAGCCTTACAAACGATCCCTTCATTAGCGTTGTTAGGTTTGTTAATTCCGTTACTCGGCATTGGGAAAACGCCTGCTATAATCGCCCTTGTGGTCTATGCGCTCCTGCCCATTTTACGTAATACATTTACAGGCATAAACGAAGTCGATCCGTCTTTAAAGGAAGCGGCCATGGCAATGGGGATGAATACGGTAAAAAGATTAGTGAAGGTGGAACTGCCACTCGCAATGCCCGTTATAATGGCAGGCATTCGCACAGCCATGGTTTTAATAGTTGGAACAGCTACACTAGCTGCATTGATAGGCGCTGGAGGATTAGGCGATATTATCTTGCTTGGTATTGATCGTAATAATACTTCACTCATCCTATTAGGTGCAATTCCGGCAGCTATTTTAGCATTAGTGTTCGATTATCTATTGAAAAAGCTAGAATCACTGTCCTTTAAACGAACAGTTTCGGCATTACTTGCGATTAGTGTCGCGGCAATGATTGTGATTGCACTGCCTTTTCTAAACTTTAATAACAAAGCGGATATCGTCATTGCAGGTAAACTTGGTTCAGAGCCGGAAATTCTAATTAATATGTATAAATTATTGATTGAAAATGATACAGATTTAGATGTCGAATTAAAACCAGGACTCGGCAAGACGTCCTTTGTTTTTAATGCCCTAAAATCAGGGAGCATTGATATATATCCAGAATTTACTGGTACGGCAATCGCAGAGTTTTTAAAAGAACAAGCAGTAAGTAACGATCAAGTAGCAGTATATCGACAGGCAAAGGAAGGCATGCTGGAAAAATTTGATATGGTTATGCTTAGTCCAATGCAGTATAACAACACATATGCTTTGGCCGTTTCAAAACAACTGGCGGAAGCTTATCAATTACAGACGATTTCTGATATTAAGGCGGTGCAAGAGTCGATTAAAGCGGGATTTACGTTGGAGTTCAATGATCGTGAGGATGGCTATGTAGGCATTCAGAAGCGTTATGGGATTGATATTCCCTCTGTTACAACAATGGAACCTAAGCTAAGGTATCAAGCCATCCAATCAGGTAATATCAATTTATTGGATGCTTATTCAACTGACAGTGAGTTACGTCAATATGAGTTAACTGTTTTAGTGGATGACCAACAGTTATTTCCACCGTATCAAGGCGCGCCAATGTTAAGAAAGGAAACACTTGAAAAGTATCCAGAGCTTGAAAAGGTGCTAGGGAAACTGGCCAATCAAATAACAGATGACCAAATGCGTGAAATGAATTATCAAGTTAACGTGGAGGGAAAAAATATTGAGGATGTAGCAAGGGCATTTTTGAAAAATGCTGGTTTATTATAAACGTTTGTATGAATCGCGGGTAAAATGGGTTAATTCGCGGGTAAAGCACAATGAAGCGCGGGTAAAGTGCGATACTTCGCTGGTAAAGTACCCTTTTTCGCGGGTAAAGCGTACTTTATGTAAAAAGTTGTTATTTTTTTAGAGCGCCCCTTACAAATCATGTCGTCATAATTTAAAAACGGACATATTATAACGAGATAGGTCAAATAATGATTTTGCTATCGTTCGAGTAAGGAACTATTGCTAAAACGGAATAGGAAGGGGCTGGGAAACGTTGGGTATTGAAAAAGGAAGAAAGCACTTTGTCTGTGAAGCGCTATACGATATAAAAGCATTGCAAGATATCATAACAGATTTTCATTCAAAATATTATGGTCAGCTTCTTGTAAAAATAGTTGGTAGTGATACCATTCCCTTTTTTTTAATAACGCATAATGGAGCACATTTACGATTAATAGATACAGTCCAACAGTTTGAAACAGAGTTTTTTCGTATAGAAGCGATTGATATAGATCGTTGTCGAGGCACTATTTCGCTGTTACGAGCCTATGATTATGAAGGCAATGAAACAAATGCAATTGCTGATGTTGTGAGATTAGAAAGAACATCGACCGAAAAATCAATTGAGTTAGGGAGTATATCAGCTATTCAGCTATTAAATCCAGACTTATTAAAAAAGAAATTTATCATTGAGCCTAAATGGTAAAATAGATGATTTACCTATAAAACTACTAAAATAATTGCAAAACTAGAGCATCTGTCCATATGCAAGCTGCGTGATCTGAATTTAATAGAAAGAGTCTATAGAAAGGAAGATTAACGCATGACAATTATAGGAATGTTGCATCATCGTCTAGATCCTAAAACTGTTATCAAGTCATATGCATATGCAGCAGTTGCAAAAGCAGAAGGAGTAGAATTTTTTTACTTTACACCTAAAAAGGTAAACTTTGACAATCGTACAATCAATGGGCAGGTATTAGAAGATGGGCAATGGCATGAAAGAGTGATGCCCTTTCCAGATGTAATTTATAATGCTGGAAGTCCAGAAAAATTAGCGGTGTCAAAAAAAATAATAGAGAGATTGAAAAAGGAGATCCCGTTTACTACACATTCTATCGGTAATAAATGGAATGTTATGGAGCGACTTAAAGAGGCGAAAGAATTTGATCAATACATTATCCCAACAGAAATAGTAAAAAACACAGATGTCTTTCATAGCTATATAGCCCACCATAAAAAAATCGTATTTAAGCCGATTGACGGTCGGAAAGGAAAAGGAATCTATTTTATTATTAAAATAGGAGACCATTTTGAGGTACGGCAAAATAGCGAGAATCGTATGTACTCAAAGCAACAGTTAAATGCATTAATTCATGAACTTCTTACAACGGGTACGTTTATTATGCAACCGTATATTCAATCGAAAATGAAATCCGGTCAAGTTTATGATTTTCGCCTACATGTTCAAAAAAACGGTGAAGGTAAATGGGTGGTGACAACAGTTTATCCACGTATTGCACCACATGGCTCAATTATTCCAAATATCAACAATGGCGGTTATACAAATTATTTGGACCCATTTTTAGAGCAAGAGTTTCAAGAAGAAGCCTTTAATATTCGTCGGATGTTGGAACATTTCTCATTATCTTTGGCACGCCATTTAGATGACATTCAGATGACGAAGTTCGGAGAGGTCATTGATGAGATTGGAATCGATGTCGGGCTTGATGCGCAACAAAAAATTTGGATCTACGAGGTAAACTGGCGTCCTGGCTGTCCACCAGCGTTTTACTTAGAATTAGATGTTGTTATCCATTCCATTCGATATGCAAAGTACTTAGCAGAAAACCAACAACCGATAAAAAAATCCAAACCAAAGCCTACAGTTTCTAACACAAAAACAGTAGTACCAAAACCCGCAGATTCAAAACCAAAGCAAGTCGAAGTAAAAGCTACATCAAACCATGCAAAATTCGATAAACCGATAATTGCGATTACTGGTAGTGCAGGAAAGACCACATCTAAGGCATTTTTAGGGTCCATATTGTCTAAAAAATGGAATGTATTTGAGTCGAAGGATTACTGGAATACGACTGAACATACTAAAAAGCATGCAGAAGAAATCAATGATTCGCACCAAGCCGTTGTGCTTGAATATGGAATGGCTTATCCAGGTATTATTACAAACCACTGTAGCATTATCCAACCAAATATAAGTATCGTTACGAATATTGGACTTGCGCATGTTGGGAATTTTGATGGGGATGTTCGAAAAGTAGCGAAAGCTAAATCAGAATTAATTCAAGGTATGGACCAACAAGGATTACTTATTTTAAATAAAGATGATGACAATTCAAACTATTTATTGACTGATCAATTTAAAGGGAAAATCCTGACTACTGGTATTCACACAGAAGCGGACTATCGAGCATACGACATACAATATAAAGAAAATGGCATGGCATTTAAGATGGAGCTGCAAGGTCAGGAAATCCAATTATTTATCCCAATTTTAGGAGAACATCACGTTTATAATGCGCTTAATGCGGTCGCAGTTGCAGATTATTTAGGGTTTACGCCACAGGAAATAAAAGCAGGTTTGCATTTTAAAAAGCCGCCAAGAAGGTTGACGGTGTATAACTGCC
This DNA window, taken from Lysinibacillus sp. FSL M8-0337, encodes the following:
- a CDS encoding YheC/YheD family protein yields the protein MTIIGMLHHRLDPKTVIKSYAYAAVAKAEGVEFFYFTPKKVNFDNRTINGQVLEDGQWHERVMPFPDVIYNAGSPEKLAVSKKIIERLKKEIPFTTHSIGNKWNVMERLKEAKEFDQYIIPTEIVKNTDVFHSYIAHHKKIVFKPIDGRKGKGIYFIIKIGDHFEVRQNSENRMYSKQQLNALIHELLTTGTFIMQPYIQSKMKSGQVYDFRLHVQKNGEGKWVVTTVYPRIAPHGSIIPNINNGGYTNYLDPFLEQEFQEEAFNIRRMLEHFSLSLARHLDDIQMTKFGEVIDEIGIDVGLDAQQKIWIYEVNWRPGCPPAFYLELDVVIHSIRYAKYLAENQQPIKKSKPKPTVSNTKTVVPKPADSKPKQVEVKATSNHAKFDKPIIAITGSAGKTTSKAFLGSILSKKWNVFESKDYWNTTEHTKKHAEEINDSHQAVVLEYGMAYPGIITNHCSIIQPNISIVTNIGLAHVGNFDGDVRKVAKAKSELIQGMDQQGLLILNKDDDNSNYLLTDQFKGKILTTGIHTEADYRAYDIQYKENGMAFKMELQGQEIQLFIPILGEHHVYNALNAVAVADYLGFTPQEIKAGLHFKKPPRRLTVYNCRDHITVIDDTVHSHPQGVRAALNVLTNVSKKRRVAIIGQMRELGDLREEEYRKLGEFIVEQGIDLLITYGFRTEEIGTAAMAKGMDSNKIYHFTNKDQLHALLEKIIEPHDTILVKGASKTNMFETVKFLDQTFKA
- a CDS encoding LD-carboxypeptidase translates to MIVPRALTKGDTIGLLSASGATPSEKLAPAIASIEKLGFNVIVGETCRARHGYLAGSDELRAYDVNEMFRNPHVDGIFCIRGGYGATKILPKLDYETIQANPKVFAGYSDVTALHIAFNQKCNLVTYHTPMPSTEFIQQNMDHYTWDSFLNCVMATDTKPFLFENPPQQPMTTLLTGTATGQLVGGNLTLITASLGTPYEIDTKGKILFLEDIDESEQRIDRMLTQLKLAGKLDDAAGLLLGAWTNCGPENPKHPERSLSLNTIFKEILTPLKKPILSNLACGHCLPTMSLPLGRIITVDAETQNITVVG
- a CDS encoding ABC transporter ATP-binding protein, with product MIAFENVTKKYANNQIAVNAINFEIQKGEFFVIIGPSGCGKTTLLKMINRLIQLTEGTIRINGKRISDYNIHELRWNIGYVLQQIALFPHMTIAENIAIVPEMKKWETTKIQQRVRELLEMVGLEPAQYSERKPNELSGGEQQRVGVVRALAADPEIILMDEPFSALDPISRTKLQNDLLELQRAINKTIVFVSHDMQEALKLGDRICVMKDGEIVQIGTPKEIIQNPTNDFVRKFIGVKEDAFNVFTIQQVIEPFVEAKHQSYVIHSVDEQATLQVILQQLAHHECLAVKSDEEIIGVITRQSMLQFLASHSAAERGEAND
- a CDS encoding ABC transporter ATP-binding protein → MKQIKSRILTIENLVITFTLRGQVLTAIRGISLDLYKGESLAIVGESGSGKSVLMKSIMGLLDKNGSIAQGQIIYNDMDLAQFNTEQQWLTIRGKEIAIVTQDPMTSLNPLKTIGKQIEECVVLHQGHKGKAAYAETLKLLTDVGIDDVEKRYKQYPHEFSGGMRQRIVIAIALACNPQILICDEPTTALDVTIQAQILQLLKRLQQKYSLTIVYITHDLGVVAKVADRIAVMYAGDILEVGRTHEVFFNGKHPYTRALLSSLPQLGSKGQPLYSIKGTPPNLFKEIKGDAFAPRNPFALKIDYEERPPFFQVSDTHFARTWLLDPRAPNVEPPAALQAFFEEGRQYANER
- a CDS encoding glucosaminidase domain-containing protein; translated protein: MHRFNIYNYMRLFKKLLLGMIVIASVISISTYFLIQFLRPTDTAVQKYVDEGPSVEEFIGSIAETARQLGAENDLYASVMIAQAILESKHGQSGLSSAPNNNLFGMKGKFQNDSVTLETVEDDGSGNLTTVMAEFRKYPSYEESMKDYVQLLRNGVSWNKNFYTGVFKSNTTSYADATKFLTGSYATDSTYNEKLNSLIAKYDLQQYDSPVKNKKTITVADGDSLMHIAQTHNVKVTSIKQWNQLRSDNIEAGQQLNIYQY
- the opuFB gene encoding osmoprotectant update ABC transporter permease/substrate-binding subunit OpuFB (The ABC transporter OpuF is widely distributed in Bacillus species other than B. subtilis. OpuFA is the ATP-binding subunit, while OpuFB is a fusion of permease and substrate-binding subunits.), whose product is MTDFLNVLDERKGQLFASLIEHMQISFIALFFAVAIAIPLGIYLTHQKKIAESIIGISAALQTIPSLALLGLLIPLLGIGKTPAIIALVVYALLPILRNTFTGINEVDPSLKEAAMAMGMNTVKRLVKVELPLAMPVIMAGIRTAMVLIVGTATLAALIGAGGLGDIILLGIDRNNTSLILLGAIPAAILALVFDYLLKKLESLSFKRTVSALLAISVAAMIVIALPFLNFNNKADIVIAGKLGSEPEILINMYKLLIENDTDLDVELKPGLGKTSFVFNALKSGSIDIYPEFTGTAIAEFLKEQAVSNDQVAVYRQAKEGMLEKFDMVMLSPMQYNNTYALAVSKQLAEAYQLQTISDIKAVQESIKAGFTLEFNDREDGYVGIQKRYGIDIPSVTTMEPKLRYQAIQSGNINLLDAYSTDSELRQYELTVLVDDQQLFPPYQGAPMLRKETLEKYPELEKVLGKLANQITDDQMREMNYQVNVEGKNIEDVARAFLKNAGLL
- a CDS encoding ATP-binding cassette domain-containing protein, yielding MSDKEVLIEVKNLNIVFGKGKHKFVAIDDVSFHIYKGETFGLVGESGSGKTTIGRAIMRINEVTSGQILYHGKNINGKISKDWDKQITQKIQMIFQDPMASLNERAKVDYIISEGLINTKNFKDEAERQQKVQNALLNVGLLPEFASRFPHEFSGGQRQRIGIARALVMEPKFIIADEPISALDVSIRAQVLNLLSTIQQQNNLTYLFIAHDLSIVRFITDRTAVIYKGKIVELAETEKLFSNPIHPYTRALLSAVPEPNPYKEREKVVEIYNPLQHQYELAPPSFIEIEEGHYVLANEEELANYRTLRKVEVSE
- a CDS encoding serine hydrolase, whose protein sequence is MMQQTIQRLIQEAPYKVHMFVKDFKTNDFVIHERLDDAFSSASLIKVPILIAVFDYIDVCNIPINQVITVTPSDWVDFSVISEQRVTSCTIYELCVWMITTSDNTATNVLIDLIGMDVLNQYFHKIGLTQTQLQRKMMDFERLAKGIDNITTARDMALLFSRIYEKNLLSPVFSQLVIDILCRQRFHENLRRYIVDDVTIAHKTGGLDSVDHDVGIVYSHGQEYAIGVFITEVKQNDVARQLIGRLSKVVYDNMIVVKGEAT
- a CDS encoding SH3 domain-containing C40 family peptidase, translating into MNAIVIAMVANLYAEPDRHAELIDEILYGMPVQIIEELENDWLYVRTAYRYEGYCQRKHVLFDDAITNAWIQKAQHVIGQRFADILQEPKIQSTKIITLVKGSILYNVDSDTTSNTPWAAVQLATGEIGYLRSQWLHPKIAEHTFEEHAFRENVVQTALSYLATPYRWGGKSPLGIDCSGLCSMAYMLNGVIIFRDARIVEGFPIKEITIDRMQKGDLLFFPGHVALYIGQSLYVHASLGGNEVNVNSLDEQHPLYREDLATTITAIGSLF